From the Hevea brasiliensis isolate MT/VB/25A 57/8 chromosome 13, ASM3005281v1, whole genome shotgun sequence genome, the window CTTGTGACTTACATTTGGTGCATTTGCTAGCCATTTCAGTGGccaacatttttttttctttgtcttgGAATCCCTCCATAAAGAATAAGACTAGGGCTGAGCggaattcggttcaaaccgaaaaaccgaaccgaaccgagtcaattcggttcaatcggttcggttttaaaattcaaacgGTTCGGctcggttttatattataaaaatttcggttatttcggttcggtttggttcggttttgaagagaaaaaatcggttaaaccgaaccgaaccgaatagtaatttatatattcaaattgaaccaaatcgaaccaaattgatttttgaattgatttatttttatgggaaatttatcaattatatttaattatatatatatatattaatcgtttaatttcattgattaatggttattagattcaaaccaaagtcaaaattagaccaaataacttgaaaatcaagtctaaattaaaaattgaatcaaaaatcaaaactgatcggtttaaaccgaatcgaaccgaaatagagcggttcgattcgatttttcacccatttcggtttggttcggtttctaaaatttaaaattcggtttttataatttaattcggttcggtttggttcggttctaaccgaatgctcacccctaaatAAGACTGTTAGTTTTTTGTTTTTGGTAGTCCACTtaattagtcaagcaagagcgcagacttttgaaaagttatatgagaaatttgaaactaaagaagaggagaaagatatttatagattagcaaggcgGAGAGAAAAgatatgtcaagatctcaatcaagttgagTGCATTAAGgattaaagaaggaaaaatgttggtgaaagatgaggatattaaagaaagatggagaaattattttgatggtctctttaataatagtcaaaatggtaatagcgtgaatgtaGACcacagaacaatagaaaagaatgtgaattatactagaaggattagatctttaaaagtaaaggaaacacttaagagaatgaaagtgggtaaagcctgtggacccgatggaataccaattgaaatgtggaagtgtttaggagatatgggagtggcatggttaactaaattgtttaataagattctaaactcaaagaaaatgcctgatgaatggaggatgagtattttagtacctatttttaaaaataagggagacatacagagttgctcaaactataggggaattaaactcatgagcaatactatgaagttgtatgagagagttgtggaacatcgactacgtcatgatacttttatctctcccaatcaatttggcttcatgtctGGTCTTTCaattatggaagcgatctttctcattagaagcttgatggagaaatatagagatgtgaaaaaagatctacacatggtttttatcgatttagagaagacttatgatagtgttccaagagatgtcttatggagagtgttaaaataaaaaagggtatctattaggtacatacaagtgttaaaagatatgtataaaggagcaactactattgtgcgcatagtgggaggggacacaagagatttttctatcTCAGTTGAATTACGCCAAGGTTCAATTGTAAGCCCTTatttttttacattagttttagatgaattggcgaaatatatacaagagagtatccattggtgcatgatatttgcagATAATataattctgatagatgagacacgagaagggttcaatagaaagttagagctttggaaaagtactctagagtcaaagggctttaagttaagttgaacaaagacagaatacatatattgcaagttcagtgaaggctgaACTGGTAATAGAGAAGGAGTTAGGTTGAATgtagtggtactgtcccaaagtaatcacgcTAAATATCTCGGCTCATTTCTTTAAGTAGATgggagatgtgaggaggatgttagtcataggattaaagccggatgattgAAATGGAGACATGCaatgagagttttatgtgattgcaagattcccaataagttgaaaggaaaattttaccatacagccatacgaccggccatattTTATAGTAGTAAGTGTTGGGcaatgaaggagtcgtatgtgtctaagataacagttgcggatatgagaatgttaaggtggatgagttgccatactagattagataaagtccgtaatgagagtattagagaaaaggtaggagtggtactaattgaggataagttgagagaaaggagattgaggtggtttgatcatgtgaagtgtaggcatacggaggctctagttagacaagtagagcacattagagtagatgatagaaagaaaagaaggggtagacctaaactgacttggaggagagtagtacaacatgacctagaagcattacacatttccgaggatttaacccaaaatcgtttagagtggagaaagagaatccatatagtcgactccaaatttttggaataaaggcttagctgagttgagttgagttgtagtcCACTTAATGTGGCTGGATTTTTTTTAATGTTAAGAACTTAAGATGCTTGCATGTGATGCTTTTTTTTTCCTATGCAAAGAAACATGGTGTGGCAACCTAACCAGGACACTGTGTATACTAGACATAAATATGCATTTAGTTATGCCATTTACTTCTATTAGCAGATGTagcaatttttttattagtttcatATATTCACTTTGATTAAATGCTacttatcatttcagttcagtgTGGGCCTTGATGGAAAAAAACTAGAACCTGAGAGTAATGTTCTACTGGCATCAATTGAGAACATGCAATATGCTGTCACCTTGGATGTTTTACACATGGTATTTGCAATCACCTAACAAATTCAGAGATTTTTGTTTGTCTATGCTGTTCTCAGTACTGATAATTTTTGGGTCCCTGATATTGTCCAAGGTTTTCTCTGCTTTTGGACCCGTGCAGAAGATTGCAATGTTTGACAAGAATGGTGGACTTCAGGCTTTGATTCAATACCCTGGTattatttaaacttaaattctgTGTTGATGGATATCATAGCTTTTGTTGTTAAAAAAGTATTCAGGAAGGTGGTCCATTTTTAGCCAATATCGATTAGTGTTTAAAATTAGTTCCACACATGTTAGAGGACTAGGAAGTGGCCCATTTGGTAGCCAATATCGAGTAGTGTTTAAAATTAGCTCCAGACTTGCATTTCAGTATTTGTTTAAGGCATGGTTTTGGCAGCTGGGTTTGTCAAGATAAAGCTTTCtcaatctgaaaaaaaaaaaaagaatctttTTCCAGGGAAGGATTTCACTTTCAGGATCTCTACATTGTTTTCCTAATATGCATATGATGTTTGGACAAATTAGGGAAAAGCTATTTTTCTCAATACTCATTTTGGGCTCTAACTCTGCCATGAGTTAAAGGAAGAAAAATCCAAATGCTATCGACCCATCACCCAGCTGCAAGCCATCCAGGGGGAAAGGAAATAATCTTATATTTATCTTCCTTTACTTTTTTGTTGTAGTTATAGCTCAGAATTACTATTTTTCCTGTTAGCTTCCACTCATTTGGATTGCATAAATCAATTCTGCAGTACAACTCCTCACTGAAGACTCTGTTAAATGGGAAAAATAAGAGACTAGGGAAATTGGAGAGAGAGAGGAGATTTTGGATGTTATTTATTGTATTCAATTACTTGTTTCAATAAATATAGCTCAAACACTGTTCTTACACTGACTTGGCCAGCTAGATTCTTGGAATCAATAACAGAATGACTAACAACTTGCAAGCATTAGAAACTAACTTTTAGCATCTAATTAATTATTCTAGCTAAGCAAGCACAAATGACAGTCTTTCTTTGCTAGTCAAAGCTCAAAGCAAAGCAATCCTAATACATCTTAACATTTCCATGAATGTTTGGACTTTGGAGTTCTTTGTACTTGGAATGTAAGCTTATTAATTGATTGTCTGCCTGAAGGAAGATGGATTTCAGATTCTTTATATCTATTGCGTGTAGATTGAGGTATTGATGGTTACCTGAATTGCAGATGTTCAGACAGCTGTTCTAGCCAAAGAAGCATTGGAAGGACACTGCATCTATGATGGAGGGTTTTGCAAACTTCACATCTCATATTCTCGCCATCATGATCTTAGTATAAAGGTAACCATATTTTACCCTTGAAATGTAAGTTTATTTTGTGTTTATTACAAGAGTGAGTTACATCATATTAACCTAGAGCAAATTGCACTATGATTGTCCAGTGCCTTGATAGCTGTAAGAATGGTATCTGATTATATAGATTGATTTTGTAGAAATGTTTTTTGACACCCTTGAACCATCAGAGTATGTTGTTCAGAGCTTGATATGCTGATTACAGGTTAATAACGATCGGAGTAGAGACTATACAATCCCTAATACTGCCATGTTGAACCCTCAGCCTTCTATTCTTGGGCATCAGCCTGTTTCTACAATTGGTCCCCCTGCTCATCCATACAGTGGAACTCAGTTTGCTCCACCTACAGAGCATCCAGCAATGCCTCAACCTTCAGCTGGATGGGCTGCAGGAGTACTAGCAGCGCCCCATTCTATGCTAGCACAGATGAGTAATCAGCCTTACTTGCCGCCTGGCGCTATGCCACCCCAAATGGGACCTGGAATGATGTCGATG encodes:
- the LOC110646748 gene encoding polypyrimidine tract-binding protein homolog 2 isoform X2, with protein sequence MHALSALMFCTCRPMSKEYLQWQLNALGEIAHVFSAFGFVHKITTFEKTAGFQALVQFSDAETASSAKNALDGRNIPSYLLPEHIGPCTLRITYSAHTDLSVKFQSHRSRDYTNPNLPVAPSAIDGGGLFSVGLDGKKLEPESNVLLASIENMQYAVTLDVLHMVFSAFGPVQKIAMFDKNGGLQALIQYPDVQTAVLAKEALEGHCIYDGGFCKLHISYSRHHDLSIKVNNDRSRDYTIPNTAMLNPQPSILGHQPVSTIGPPAHPYSGTQFAPPTEHPAMPQPSAGWAAGVLAAPHSMLAQMSNQPYLPPGAMPPQMGPGMMSMAGPSRLPQGAAMPPPYRPGQMQ
- the LOC110646748 gene encoding polypyrimidine tract-binding protein homolog 2 isoform X3; amino-acid sequence: MHALSALMFCTWPMSKEYLQWQLNALGEIAHVFSAFGFVHKITTFEKTAGFQALVQFSDAETASSAKNALDGRNIPSYLLPEHIGPCTLRITYSAHTDLSVKFQSHRSRDYTNPNLPVAPSAIDGGGLFSVGLDGKKLEPESNVLLASIENMQYAVTLDVLHMVFSAFGPVQKIAMFDKNGGLQALIQYPDVQTAVLAKEALEGHCIYDGGFCKLHISYSRHHDLSIKVNNDRSRDYTIPNTAMLNPQPSILGHQPVSTIGPPAHPYSGTQFAPPTEHPAMPQPSAGWAAGVLAAPHSMLAQMSNQPYLPPGAMPPQMGPGMMSMAGPSRLPQGAAMPPPYRPGQMQ
- the LOC110646748 gene encoding polypyrimidine tract-binding protein homolog 2 isoform X4; this translates as MSKEYLQWQLNALGEIAHVFSAFGFVHKITTFEKTAGFQALVQFSDAETASSAKNALDGRNIPSYLLPEHIGPCTLRITYSAHTDLSVKFQSHRSRDYTNPNLPVAPSAIDGGGLFSVGLDGKKLEPESNVLLASIENMQYAVTLDVLHMVFSAFGPVQKIAMFDKNGGLQALIQYPDVQTAVLAKEALEGHCIYDGGFCKLHISYSRHHDLSIKVNNDRSRDYTIPNTAMLNPQPSILGHQPVSTIGPPAHPYSGTQFAPPTEHPAMPQPSAGWAAGVLAAPHSMLAQMSNQPYLPPGAMPPQMGPGMMSMAGPSRLPQGAAMPPPYRPGQMQ